In Nitrosococcus oceani ATCC 19707, the following proteins share a genomic window:
- a CDS encoding RRXRR domain-containing protein yields MPPSKPSRTRRWVREGKATPFWKHGVFCVRLNAAPWDRKLQPIAVGIDPGNKKEGCGVKTDAVIDLGQGCD; encoded by the coding sequence ATGCCTCCCTCTAAACCGAGTCGCACCAGGCGTTGGGTTAGAGAAGGTAAGGCAACGCCTTTTTGGAAGCACGGGGTTTTCTGCGTGCGGCTGAATGCAGCCCCGTGGGATAGAAAGTTACAACCAATAGCGGTAGGTATTGACCCCGGCAACAAGAAAGAGGGATGTGGCGTTAAAACCGATGCGGTGATCGATCTAGGTCAAGGATGCGATTGA
- a CDS encoding PP2C family protein-serine/threonine phosphatase — MYRMHCAEIWGGTRATNEDLSTRALTASLYSNASEGCKGGDIYYFSVCEADMLTRIAIADVVGHGPDVNRIGRWLYDALAAQVNSHEVGDVLARLNRQVVTECGLKAMTTAAVAGFCFADTQLYISYAGHPPLLLWRQDDQCWRPIELKARLEATNLPLGVMKGIPYDQEQIRLVSGDRLFLYTDGLIEAPDAQGQLFGEERLRAILGQVGNESLLHLKQAVLRAIHEHTGGILTHDDMTLIAIEIN, encoded by the coding sequence ATGTATCGTATGCACTGTGCGGAGATCTGGGGTGGTACCAGAGCCACCAACGAAGACTTATCGACTCGCGCCCTAACCGCTAGTCTCTACTCAAATGCGTCTGAGGGGTGCAAAGGCGGCGATATCTATTACTTTAGTGTCTGCGAAGCGGATATGCTTACCCGTATCGCCATAGCCGATGTAGTCGGACATGGTCCAGATGTTAATCGAATCGGCCGGTGGCTTTACGACGCGCTGGCGGCGCAGGTAAACAGTCATGAAGTTGGCGACGTCCTTGCCAGACTGAATCGGCAGGTAGTTACCGAATGTGGACTTAAGGCAATGACCACGGCGGCAGTTGCTGGTTTCTGTTTCGCCGATACTCAACTTTACATTTCCTATGCTGGACACCCGCCATTGCTGCTTTGGCGGCAGGATGATCAGTGCTGGCGGCCCATCGAGTTGAAGGCGCGCTTGGAAGCAACTAACCTGCCATTAGGGGTGATGAAAGGCATACCCTATGATCAGGAGCAAATCCGGCTCGTCTCCGGGGATCGCCTGTTTCTGTATACGGATGGACTCATTGAGGCCCCAGACGCGCAGGGCCAGCTATTTGGTGAAGAGCGGCTGCGGGCCATCCTTGGGCAGGTTGGCAACGAGAGTTTGCTTCACTTAAAACAAGCCGTTCTGAGGGCTATCCATGAGCATACGGGCGGGATTCTAACCCATGATGATATGACCCTCATAGCAATAGAGATTAATTAA